The Kwoniella dendrophila CBS 6074 chromosome 3, complete sequence genome contains a region encoding:
- a CDS encoding 4-hydroxybenzoate polyprenyl transferase, with the protein MIPSLSRCSTSRTFQKTFFNPSFRRSTYFNINPRFSIEQINPRIRKLSTTTRSLLNVPSTSASNSKSSSATKITEKDASLPHPSISSEILHPQSSPISNELPAPKSILDNLPKWLSPAKPYLALTRIDKPIGTLLLFWPCTWSITLASTVLQLPLSVPIFYISLFGLGALIMRGAGCTINDMWDAKMDAKVDRTKSRPIAAGDVSQFQALSFLGLQLSAGLAVLTQLNMYSIVLGASSLSLVVLYPFMKRITYYPQVIFGMTFNWGVFLGWSAVAGITNWTVTAPMYLGGIAWGIAYDLIYAHQDKLDDVKAGVKSMALRFPDNSRTVISVLNTTFISMLGLTGYLTGLGPLYYIISCGATASHLLWQTLTVNFDDRQDCWKKFCSNGYVTGGLVWLGIAAEYVQHVLLGLPL; encoded by the exons ATGATACCTTCCCTATCAAGATGTTCGACTAGTAGGACATTCCAAAAAACATTCTTCAACCCTTCATTCCGACGTTCGACTTATTTCAACATAAATCCTAGATTCTCAATAGAACAGATAAATCCGAGGATACGTAAATTATCAACAACGACAAGATCTTTGTTGAATGTTCCTTCTACCTCTGcctcaaattcaaaatcatccaGTGCAACGAAAATAACAGAAAAAGATGCATCTTTACCACatccttcaatttcatcagaAATCTTACATCCTCAATCATCACCTATTTCTAATGAATTACCAGCACCTAAAAGTatattagataatttacctaaatggTTATCACCTGCAAAACcttatttagctttaactAGAATAGATAAACCCATTGGAACACTGTTATTGTTTTGGCCGTGTA CTTGGTCAATAACACTGGCATCAACCGTATTACAATTACCACTTTCAGTACCTATATTCTATATAagtttatttggtttaggAGCATTAATTATGAGAGGTGCAGGATGTACGATAAATGATATGTGGGATGCTAAGATGGATGCGAAAGTTG ATcgaacaaaatcaagacCTATAGCAGCAGGTGATGTATCTCAATTTcaagcattatcatttttgGGATTACAATTGTCAGCCGGTTTAGCAGTTTTGACTCAGTTGAATATGTATTC TATCGTCCTTGGTGcttcatcgttatcattagTAGTATTATACCCATTCATGAAAAGAATTACTTATTATCCTCAAGTCATTTTCG GTATGACCTTCAATTGGGGTGTTTTCTTAGGTTGGTCAGCTGTCGCAGGTATAACAAACTGGACAGTAACTGCACCAATGTATCTTGGTGGTATTGCTTGGGGTATAGCGTATGATCTCATTTATGCTCATCAG gataaattagatgatgtgAAAGCAGGAGTGAAATCAATGGCATTGCGATTCCCTGATAATTCAAGAACAGTAATTTCAGTACTCAACACAACATTCATCTCAATGTTAGGTTTAACAGGATATTTGACTGGTTTAGGTCCactatattatattataagTTGCGGTGCTACAGCTTCACATTTATTATGGCAAACTTTGACTGTAAATTTTGATGATAGACAAGATTGTTGGAAGAAATTTTGTTCAAATGGTTATGTTACAGGTGGTTTAGTTTGGTTAGGTATTGCTGCTGAATATGTTCAACATGTTTTATTGGGTCTTCCTTTGTAA